In a genomic window of Muntiacus reevesi chromosome 1, mMunRee1.1, whole genome shotgun sequence:
- the PRPF38B gene encoding pre-mRNA-splicing factor 38B isoform X1 — protein MANNSPALTGNSQPQHQAAAAAAQQQQQCGSGGTTKPAVSGKQGNVLPLWGNEKTMNLNPMILTNILSSPYFKVQLYELKTYHEVVDEIYFKVTHVEPWEKGSRKTAGQTGMCGGVRGVGTGGIVSTAFCLLYKLFTLKLTRKQVMGLITHTDSPYIRALGFMYIRYTQPPTDLWDWFESFLDDEEDLDVKAGGGCVMTIGEMLRSFLTKLEWFSTLFPRIPVPVQKNIDQQIKTRPRKIKKDGKEGTEEIDRHVERRRSRSPRRSLSPRRSPRRSRSRSHHREGHGSSSFDRELEREKERQRLEREAKEREKERRRSRSIDRGLERRHSRSRERHRSRSRSRDRKGDRRDRDREREKENERGRRRDRDYDKERGNDREKERSRERSKERRSRGEVEEKKHKEDKDDRRHRDDKKDSKKERKHSRSRSRERKHRSRSRSRNAGKRSRSRSKEKSSKHKNENKEKSNKRSRSGSQGRTDSVEKRKREHSPSKEKSRKRSRSKERSHKRDHSDSKDQSDKRDRRRSQSIETESQEKQHKDKEETV, from the exons ATGGCTAACAACAGCCCCGCGCTGACAGGCAACTCGCAGCCGCAGCACCAGGCGGCAGCGGCCgcagcccagcagcagcagcagtgcggCAGCGGCGGCACCACCAAGCCGGCAGTCTCGGGCAAGCAGGGCAATGTGCTGCCGCTGTGGGGCAACGAAAAGACTATGAACCTCAACCCCATGATCTTGACCAATATCCTGTCGTCGCCTTACTTTAAAGTGCAGCTCTACGAGCTCAAGACCTACCACGAGGTGGTGGACGAGATCTACTTTAAG GTCACGCATGTTGAACCATGGGAGAAAGGAAGCAGGAAAACAGCTGGCCAAACAGGGATGTGCGGAGGG GTTCGAGGTGTTGGAACAGGAGGAATTGTTTCTACAGCTTTTTGCCTGTTATACAAATTATTTACTCTGAAATTAACTCGCAAGCAAGTGATGGGTCTTATAACACACACAGACTCTCCATATATTAGAGCCCTTGGATTTATGTATATAAG GTACACACAGCCCCCTACAGATCTGTGGGACTGGTTTGAATCCTTCCTTGATGATGAAGAG gACCTAGATGTGAAGGCTGGTGGAGGCTGTGTAATGACCATTGGAGAAATGCTGCGATCTTTTCTCACAAAACTGGAGTGGTTTTCTACTTTGTTTCCAAGAATTCCGGTTCCAGTTCAGAAAAATATTGATCAACAGATTAAAACCAGGCCAAGGAAAATCAAGAAGGATGGAAAGGAAGGCACTGAGGAAATAGACAGACATGTTGAGCGCAGACGTTCAAG GTCTCCAAGGAGATCACTGAGTCCAAGAAGGTCCCCAAGAAGATCCAGAAGTAGAAGCCATCATCGAGAAGGCCATGGGTCTTCTAGTTTTGATCGAGaattagaaagagagaaagaacgcCAGCGACTAGAGCGTGAAgccaaagaaagggagaaagaaaggcgAAGATCCCGGAGTATTGATCGGGGGCTAGAACGCAGGCATAGCAGGAGTAGGGAAAGACATCGAAGCCGTAGTCGAAGTCGTGATAGAAAAGGGGATAGAAGGGACAGGGAtcgggaaagagagaaagaaaatgagagaggtAGAAGACGAGACCGTGACTATGATAAGGAAAGAGGTAATGACCGAGAAAAGGAGCGATCGCGAGAACGGTCCAAGGAACGGAGAAGTAGGGGTGaggtagaagaaaagaaacataaagaagACAAAGATGATAGGCGACATAGAGATGACAAAAAAGAttccaagaaagagagaaaacatagTAGAAgtagaagcagagaaagaaaacatagaagtAGGAGTAGAAGTAGAAATGCAGGGAAACGAAGTAGAAGCAGGAGCAAAGAGAAATCaagtaaacataaaaatgaaaataaagaaaaatcaaataaacggAGTAGAAGTGGCAGTCAAGGAAGAACTGACAGTGTTGAAAAAAGAAAACGAGAACATAGCCCCAGCAAAGAAAAATCTAGGAAGCGTAGCAGAAGCAAAGAACGTTCCCACAAACGAGATCACAGTGATAGCAAGGACCAGTCTGACAAACGTGATCGCCGAAGGAGCCAAAGCATAGAAACAGAGAGCCAAGAAAAACAACATAAAGACAAAGAGGAGACTGTGTGA
- the PRPF38B gene encoding pre-mRNA-splicing factor 38B isoform X2 — protein MLASCCWYSLSDPDREMVTHVEPWEKGSRKTAGQTGMCGGVRGVGTGGIVSTAFCLLYKLFTLKLTRKQVMGLITHTDSPYIRALGFMYIRYTQPPTDLWDWFESFLDDEEDLDVKAGGGCVMTIGEMLRSFLTKLEWFSTLFPRIPVPVQKNIDQQIKTRPRKIKKDGKEGTEEIDRHVERRRSRSPRRSLSPRRSPRRSRSRSHHREGHGSSSFDRELEREKERQRLEREAKEREKERRRSRSIDRGLERRHSRSRERHRSRSRSRDRKGDRRDRDREREKENERGRRRDRDYDKERGNDREKERSRERSKERRSRGEVEEKKHKEDKDDRRHRDDKKDSKKERKHSRSRSRERKHRSRSRSRNAGKRSRSRSKEKSSKHKNENKEKSNKRSRSGSQGRTDSVEKRKREHSPSKEKSRKRSRSKERSHKRDHSDSKDQSDKRDRRRSQSIETESQEKQHKDKEETV, from the exons ATGTTGGCCTCGTGTTGTTGGTATTCACTATCCGATCCGGACAGGGAAATG GTCACGCATGTTGAACCATGGGAGAAAGGAAGCAGGAAAACAGCTGGCCAAACAGGGATGTGCGGAGGG GTTCGAGGTGTTGGAACAGGAGGAATTGTTTCTACAGCTTTTTGCCTGTTATACAAATTATTTACTCTGAAATTAACTCGCAAGCAAGTGATGGGTCTTATAACACACACAGACTCTCCATATATTAGAGCCCTTGGATTTATGTATATAAG GTACACACAGCCCCCTACAGATCTGTGGGACTGGTTTGAATCCTTCCTTGATGATGAAGAG gACCTAGATGTGAAGGCTGGTGGAGGCTGTGTAATGACCATTGGAGAAATGCTGCGATCTTTTCTCACAAAACTGGAGTGGTTTTCTACTTTGTTTCCAAGAATTCCGGTTCCAGTTCAGAAAAATATTGATCAACAGATTAAAACCAGGCCAAGGAAAATCAAGAAGGATGGAAAGGAAGGCACTGAGGAAATAGACAGACATGTTGAGCGCAGACGTTCAAG GTCTCCAAGGAGATCACTGAGTCCAAGAAGGTCCCCAAGAAGATCCAGAAGTAGAAGCCATCATCGAGAAGGCCATGGGTCTTCTAGTTTTGATCGAGaattagaaagagagaaagaacgcCAGCGACTAGAGCGTGAAgccaaagaaagggagaaagaaaggcgAAGATCCCGGAGTATTGATCGGGGGCTAGAACGCAGGCATAGCAGGAGTAGGGAAAGACATCGAAGCCGTAGTCGAAGTCGTGATAGAAAAGGGGATAGAAGGGACAGGGAtcgggaaagagagaaagaaaatgagagaggtAGAAGACGAGACCGTGACTATGATAAGGAAAGAGGTAATGACCGAGAAAAGGAGCGATCGCGAGAACGGTCCAAGGAACGGAGAAGTAGGGGTGaggtagaagaaaagaaacataaagaagACAAAGATGATAGGCGACATAGAGATGACAAAAAAGAttccaagaaagagagaaaacatagTAGAAgtagaagcagagaaagaaaacatagaagtAGGAGTAGAAGTAGAAATGCAGGGAAACGAAGTAGAAGCAGGAGCAAAGAGAAATCaagtaaacataaaaatgaaaataaagaaaaatcaaataaacggAGTAGAAGTGGCAGTCAAGGAAGAACTGACAGTGTTGAAAAAAGAAAACGAGAACATAGCCCCAGCAAAGAAAAATCTAGGAAGCGTAGCAGAAGCAAAGAACGTTCCCACAAACGAGATCACAGTGATAGCAAGGACCAGTCTGACAAACGTGATCGCCGAAGGAGCCAAAGCATAGAAACAGAGAGCCAAGAAAAACAACATAAAGACAAAGAGGAGACTGTGTGA